In Phyllobacterium zundukense, one DNA window encodes the following:
- a CDS encoding SDR family oxidoreductase, with amino-acid sequence MKIVIIGGTGLIGSKTAVRLRNKGHEVLAVSPNTGVNTVTGEGLAEALVGAEVVIDLANAPSWDDKAVLEFFETAGRNLLAAEAKAGVKHHIALSIVGTERLPESGYMRAKLAQERLIKESPIPYTIVHSTQFMEFLKGIADGGTVGTVARLSPAAFQPIASDDVADAVADVALRKPLNGTIEIAGPERAPMNEIIARYLKAANDPRAVEADVHARYFGSELNDQSLVPSEGARLGKVGFEDWFRSSQQPK; translated from the coding sequence ATGAAAATTGTTATTATCGGTGGAACCGGGCTCATCGGCTCCAAGACCGCAGTACGTTTGCGCAACAAAGGCCACGAGGTTCTTGCCGTGTCGCCAAACACTGGCGTCAACACCGTCACCGGCGAAGGCCTAGCCGAAGCGCTGGTCGGTGCCGAGGTCGTCATTGACCTTGCAAACGCGCCATCATGGGACGACAAGGCCGTGCTGGAGTTCTTTGAAACGGCCGGGCGCAATCTGCTCGCCGCCGAAGCCAAGGCTGGCGTAAAGCACCACATTGCCCTGTCGATCGTCGGAACAGAGCGGTTGCCGGAAAGCGGGTATATGAGGGCCAAACTTGCCCAGGAGAGGCTCATCAAGGAATCGCCGATTCCCTACACGATCGTCCATTCCACCCAGTTCATGGAATTCCTGAAGGGCATCGCCGATGGAGGAACCGTCGGTACCGTCGCGCGTCTTTCGCCCGCCGCTTTCCAGCCTATCGCCTCGGACGACGTTGCCGATGCGGTGGCGGATGTCGCCCTCAGAAAGCCGCTCAACGGCACGATCGAGATTGCGGGTCCCGAACGCGCTCCCATGAACGAGATCATTGCCCGGTATCTGAAAGCGGCCAACGACCCGCGAGCGGTCGAGGCAGACGTCCACGCGCGCTATTTCGGATCTGAACTCAACGATCAGTCGCTCGTGCCCAGCGAAGGTGCGCGGCTCGGCAAGGTCGGCTTCGAGGACTGGTTCCGTTCGTCCCAACAGCCGAAGTAA
- a CDS encoding porin has product MNIKSLLLGSAAALVAVTGARAADAVVVAEPEPVEYVRVCDAYGAGFFYIPGTETCLKISGYLRYDAQGGDDPYTGIDTETWTKHTRATLRFDARSETELGTLRSYIETRFDYTAGREGDDEDGFNPSYAEQTETLAHGYIELGGFRVGVTDSQFDTWTGSAGNVIFDDVIDYGGGRTNQISYTFAGGNGFSATVGLEQGDSAHIIDDYMPHVVAGVKFEQGWGAISGVAGYDALAEEFAGKLRLDVKFTDTISAFIMGGYQSDFDGAPTQFYGAWYGDWALWGGASFKVSEKATINGQVAYEDEGTVAAALNVAYEIVPGFVITPEIAYTSFDGDTRPHDGDDAFAGIIRFQRNF; this is encoded by the coding sequence ATGAACATCAAGAGCCTTCTACTCGGCTCCGCTGCAGCCCTCGTTGCAGTAACCGGCGCACGTGCTGCAGACGCAGTCGTTGTTGCTGAACCAGAGCCCGTCGAATACGTTCGCGTTTGCGACGCATACGGCGCAGGCTTCTTCTATATTCCGGGGACCGAAACCTGCCTGAAGATCAGCGGCTATCTTCGTTACGACGCACAGGGCGGCGATGATCCGTATACTGGCATCGACACCGAAACATGGACCAAGCATACTCGTGCAACGCTGCGCTTCGATGCCCGTTCGGAAACCGAACTCGGCACACTGCGTTCGTACATCGAAACCCGTTTCGACTACACTGCTGGTCGTGAAGGTGACGACGAAGATGGCTTCAATCCATCTTATGCTGAGCAGACCGAAACTCTGGCCCATGGCTACATCGAACTCGGCGGCTTCCGCGTTGGTGTGACGGACTCGCAGTTCGACACATGGACCGGTTCTGCTGGTAACGTGATCTTCGACGATGTCATCGATTACGGTGGCGGACGTACAAACCAGATCAGCTACACTTTTGCTGGTGGCAATGGTTTCTCGGCCACGGTCGGCCTGGAACAGGGTGATTCAGCTCACATCATCGACGACTACATGCCGCACGTTGTTGCTGGTGTGAAGTTCGAGCAGGGTTGGGGCGCAATCTCCGGTGTTGCTGGTTACGATGCACTTGCCGAAGAATTCGCTGGCAAGCTGCGTTTGGACGTGAAGTTCACCGACACCATTTCTGCCTTCATCATGGGCGGCTATCAGTCTGACTTCGATGGCGCACCAACTCAGTTCTATGGTGCTTGGTACGGCGATTGGGCTCTTTGGGGTGGCGCTTCCTTCAAGGTTAGCGAAAAGGCCACGATCAACGGCCAGGTTGCTTACGAAGACGAAGGCACGGTTGCTGCTGCTTTGAACGTAGCTTACGAGATCGTTCCTGGCTTCGTGATCACACCTGAAATCGCCTACACTTCGTTCGACGGCGATACTCGCCCACATGATGGCGATGACGCATTTGCTGGTATCATCCGCTTCCAGCGTAACTTCTAA
- a CDS encoding cupin domain-containing protein, with amino-acid sequence MKSALLTLFVSASVCLLGTLPVAAAENTAKVTSLMSKDLPNYPGKEGLMISVEYGPGGSDPIHKHDANAFVYVLEGSIVMQVKGEKEVTLSPGETFYEGPSDIHLVSRNASTTEPAKFIVVLLKNKDAPVVLPVE; translated from the coding sequence ATGAAGTCAGCTTTGTTAACACTGTTCGTGTCGGCTTCAGTTTGCCTGCTTGGCACTTTGCCGGTTGCCGCCGCCGAAAACACTGCAAAGGTCACGTCGCTCATGAGCAAGGACCTTCCCAACTATCCGGGCAAGGAGGGCCTGATGATTTCCGTCGAGTATGGGCCAGGAGGTTCCGATCCCATCCACAAACACGACGCAAATGCATTCGTCTACGTTCTCGAGGGCTCGATCGTGATGCAGGTCAAGGGAGAAAAGGAAGTCACCTTGTCGCCGGGGGAGACCTTCTACGAAGGTCCTTCCGACATCCACCTGGTCAGCCGCAACGCGAGCACGACCGAACCAGCGAAATTCATCGTTGTGTTGCTCAAGAACAAGGACGCTCCGGTCGTCCTGCCGGTGGAGTGA
- a CDS encoding DMT family transporter, translated as MTYLYLVIAIVCEVVATSALKQADGFTRLWPSVVCTVGYAASFYFLSIPIKTIPVGVVYAIWSGAGIVLIAAIGWFWFRQTLDLAAIIGLTMIVAGVLIVNLFSSSVGH; from the coding sequence ATGACATATCTTTACCTCGTTATCGCCATAGTCTGCGAAGTGGTAGCGACATCGGCCCTCAAGCAGGCCGATGGTTTCACCAGGCTCTGGCCCTCGGTAGTCTGCACTGTCGGCTATGCCGCCTCATTCTATTTCCTGTCCATTCCCATCAAGACGATCCCCGTCGGCGTTGTCTATGCGATCTGGTCGGGCGCCGGCATCGTGCTGATTGCGGCCATTGGCTGGTTCTGGTTCAGGCAAACGCTTGATTTGGCTGCAATCATCGGCCTCACGATGATTGTCGCCGGGGTTCTCATCGTCAATCTGTTCTCCAGCTCCGTCGGCCATTAA
- a CDS encoding calcium-binding protein, with protein MGGFENLVGSNSHDTLTGNNAANKLLGMGGNDTLNGNGGNDSLYGGDGNDTLNGGDGNDTLVGGLGGDMLNGGDGIDTADYSSTATPIRVNLSSGTGIGGDAERDTLTLIENIIGSGSFDILIGDNGNNVLVGGGQGDKLTGGLGNDTFMYRDILDAELDEDETIEDFTSGDIIDLYAIDANANTANINDQFVIVTNFTGQAGQLSFEEFEFQTVVRGDVNGDSIADFRFYVEFSGEARNLTASDFIL; from the coding sequence GTGGGTGGTTTCGAAAACCTCGTCGGTTCGAATTCCCATGATACGCTGACCGGCAACAACGCCGCCAACAAGCTCCTCGGCATGGGCGGCAATGACACGCTCAACGGCAATGGCGGCAATGACAGCCTCTACGGCGGCGATGGCAATGACACGCTCAACGGTGGCGATGGCAATGACACGCTTGTCGGTGGTCTGGGCGGAGATATGCTCAACGGTGGAGATGGCATTGATACGGCAGATTATTCTTCGACGGCTACTCCAATACGGGTGAATCTCAGTTCAGGAACGGGAATCGGGGGCGACGCGGAACGCGACACGCTGACCTTGATCGAAAATATAATAGGTAGTGGTAGCTTCGATATTCTTATTGGTGACAATGGTAACAATGTGCTGGTGGGTGGTGGTCAGGGAGATAAACTAACAGGTGGCCTTGGAAACGATACGTTCATGTATCGTGATATTTTGGATGCAGAGTTAGATGAGGACGAAACTATAGAAGACTTTACAAGTGGAGATATAATCGACCTGTATGCCATCGACGCCAATGCCAACACAGCGAACATTAATGATCAATTTGTGATCGTAACGAATTTTACCGGCCAAGCTGGTCAACTTAGTTTTGAGGAGTTCGAATTCCAAACTGTTGTCAGAGGGGATGTAAATGGTGACAGTATTGCCGATTTCCGGTTCTATGTGGAATTCTCAGGAGAGGCTCGGAATTTAACGGCCAGTGATTTCATCCTCTAG
- a CDS encoding BON domain-containing protein, with product MRTIKSWFWPGVITTALLTALAGWFLAGPVDQKLTDEVNAALESQNPWASADVDGRDLILKGIAPSEEAQAAALKIAGETPGVRVVENDTTLLPLADPFSFVITKSDDGILLSGNVPYGDSRARILAAAESAMPGIEILDEMAVARGAPQGFFDLASFALAQAAQLTNGEVEIAGETYSISGTAANSADYEAINAALRLALPGNGKPGEVKLAAPASTSSN from the coding sequence ATGCGCACCATCAAGAGCTGGTTCTGGCCAGGCGTCATCACCACAGCGCTGCTCACGGCTCTGGCCGGGTGGTTTCTCGCCGGACCGGTCGACCAGAAACTCACCGATGAGGTCAATGCCGCGCTGGAATCGCAAAACCCATGGGCGAGCGCCGATGTCGATGGGCGGGATCTCATCCTGAAGGGTATCGCGCCCTCGGAAGAGGCACAGGCTGCCGCGCTGAAGATCGCCGGGGAGACGCCCGGTGTCCGTGTCGTTGAAAATGATACCACGCTTCTGCCGCTTGCCGATCCGTTCTCCTTCGTCATCACCAAATCGGACGATGGAATCCTGCTGTCCGGCAATGTTCCCTATGGCGATTCGCGCGCCCGGATCCTCGCTGCTGCGGAAAGCGCCATGCCCGGCATCGAAATTCTCGACGAAATGGCCGTGGCGCGCGGCGCTCCGCAGGGGTTTTTCGATCTCGCCAGTTTCGCCCTGGCCCAGGCGGCGCAACTCACCAATGGCGAGGTGGAAATTGCCGGCGAAACCTATAGTATCAGCGGCACCGCCGCGAACTCCGCCGATTACGAAGCCATCAATGCCGCCTTGCGCCTCGCTCTTCCTGGCAATGGTAAGCCGGGGGAAGTGAAGCTGGCGGCGCCCGCCAGTACGAGCAGCAACTAA
- a CDS encoding alpha/beta fold hydrolase, with protein MSDSFNEIFYNAPDGLKLYARVYEPEQTVDTLPIVCLPGLTRNARDFHELALTLAGHAITPRRVICFDFRGRGRSAYDPDWSHYNIGTEAGDVIAGLAHLGIARAVFLGTSRGGMVTHILAAIAPQLLAGVILNDIGPELAPEGLMEISENLGKRLGDEPPNPRNFAEAEALQRAALGEAFPALTNADWERGTRASYVESGNGVRPDHDLNLLRTLEGIDFSQKLPDLWAQFDLFAELPLLLIRGENTKLLSSEIVAEMTRRHPALQVINVAGQGHAPLLETGQLPELIAAFTAGIDLRAV; from the coding sequence TTGAGCGATTCTTTTAACGAGATTTTCTACAATGCGCCGGACGGCCTGAAGCTTTACGCGCGGGTCTATGAGCCGGAGCAAACGGTCGACACCCTGCCAATCGTCTGCCTGCCAGGACTGACCCGCAACGCCAGAGATTTTCACGAACTGGCGCTCACCCTCGCCGGCCACGCGATAACGCCGCGCCGGGTGATCTGCTTCGATTTCCGCGGACGCGGGCGCTCGGCCTATGACCCGGACTGGTCGCATTACAATATCGGCACCGAGGCGGGCGATGTGATTGCCGGGCTCGCCCATCTCGGCATCGCGCGGGCGGTGTTTCTCGGCACCTCGCGCGGCGGAATGGTCACCCATATCCTCGCGGCCATCGCACCGCAGCTGCTGGCCGGGGTGATCCTCAACGATATCGGCCCGGAGCTCGCGCCGGAAGGCCTGATGGAGATCAGCGAGAATCTCGGCAAACGCTTGGGCGACGAACCGCCGAACCCAAGGAATTTTGCCGAAGCGGAAGCGCTGCAGCGCGCGGCGCTGGGCGAGGCGTTTCCGGCGCTGACCAATGCGGACTGGGAGCGCGGGACCCGGGCGAGCTACGTGGAGAGTGGTAACGGGGTGCGTCCCGATCATGACCTCAATCTTTTAAGGACGCTGGAAGGCATCGATTTCAGCCAGAAACTGCCGGACCTCTGGGCGCAGTTCGACCTCTTCGCCGAATTGCCGCTGCTGCTCATCCGCGGCGAAAATACCAAGCTGCTGTCGAGCGAAATCGTCGCGGAAATGACCCGCCGTCACCCCGCCCTGCAGGTGATCAATGTCGCCGGTCAGGGCCACGCACCGCTGCTTGAAACCGGGCAATTGCCGGAGCTGATCGCCGCGTTTACGGCGGGGATCGATCTAAGGGCGGTGTGA
- a CDS encoding (2Fe-2S)-binding protein yields the protein MIVCSCNVLSDQDVRSAVEAERTHSISQVYGCLGCSAQCGRCARTIRRIMDESLGSTHAASCNGCARSLQP from the coding sequence ATGATTGTCTGTTCGTGCAATGTGTTGAGCGATCAGGATGTCCGCTCCGCCGTCGAGGCGGAGCGGACGCACTCGATTAGCCAGGTCTATGGCTGTCTCGGTTGCAGCGCACAGTGCGGCCGCTGCGCGCGCACCATCCGCCGCATCATGGACGAGTCGCTTGGCAGCACCCATGCGGCGTCCTGCAACGGCTGCGCGCGGTCCTTGCAACCCTGA
- a CDS encoding endonuclease has protein sequence MVAFILQSLFLIAAAFIVGAILGNLFKRFSPKSDSIAESSTKAADARLALGIPANDDVRKSAREAAAMIPPAEPIPPLAPSAPQPSARSARKTAAKKVPARTLAKPVPNPRQDDKNRPATLKAARRGKPDALTAIEGIGTGIQTKLFALGIFHYDQIAGWSVDQAKWVSEEIGFPGRALRENWGKQAAALVKPPAKPKVAAKPVKTTAAPKVAKTTAAPKAPARPAIHTAPKPPARTSKTGKSG, from the coding sequence ATGGTTGCATTCATTCTTCAGTCGCTGTTTCTCATCGCCGCCGCCTTTATCGTCGGTGCGATTTTAGGCAATCTTTTCAAACGGTTCTCGCCAAAAAGCGATTCTATTGCTGAAAGCTCCACCAAAGCGGCCGACGCGCGGCTGGCCTTGGGCATTCCTGCCAATGACGATGTGCGGAAATCGGCGCGCGAGGCGGCCGCGATGATTCCGCCGGCCGAGCCCATCCCGCCGCTTGCCCCTTCCGCACCCCAGCCATCCGCCCGGTCCGCGCGCAAGACGGCCGCGAAGAAAGTGCCCGCCAGGACGCTGGCGAAGCCTGTGCCAAATCCCCGGCAGGACGACAAGAACCGCCCCGCGACTCTTAAAGCGGCGCGCCGTGGCAAGCCCGACGCCCTGACGGCCATCGAAGGCATCGGCACCGGCATCCAGACAAAGCTCTTCGCGCTCGGCATTTTCCATTATGACCAGATCGCCGGCTGGAGCGTCGACCAGGCCAAATGGGTCAGCGAGGAAATCGGCTTTCCCGGCCGCGCCCTGCGCGAAAACTGGGGCAAGCAGGCAGCCGCGCTGGTGAAGCCGCCAGCGAAGCCGAAGGTTGCGGCGAAGCCTGTGAAGACCACGGCTGCGCCCAAGGTTGCGAAGACGACGGCTGCGCCCAAGGCGCCCGCAAGGCCTGCGATTCACACTGCGCCGAAGCCTCCCGCAAGGACTTCAAAAACCGGCAAGAGCGGCTAA
- a CDS encoding DUF2380 domain-containing protein: MKMLAPCAAIVLGTVLATSPALSEPRNAVAVANFDFLDTSGEVRDQKAEHDRRLKELLDYLRQQLSGSGKLDIVDLPCQSSQCTATDPGFEKLSEQAKQAGAHFVIIGIVKKTSTLIGWIEYSVLNVVDQRAVCGELISYRDDTDESWRRAAKFSAGQILNRCKLAAQGR, translated from the coding sequence ATGAAAATGCTTGCTCCATGTGCGGCAATCGTGTTGGGCACGGTTCTGGCAACATCCCCGGCGCTGTCTGAACCACGGAACGCTGTGGCGGTGGCGAACTTTGATTTCCTTGATACATCCGGCGAGGTGAGGGACCAGAAAGCGGAGCACGACCGAAGACTGAAGGAACTTTTAGACTATCTTCGCCAGCAGCTTTCCGGCAGCGGCAAGCTCGATATTGTCGACCTGCCGTGCCAATCGTCTCAATGTACGGCAACAGACCCAGGCTTCGAAAAACTATCGGAACAGGCCAAACAGGCGGGCGCACATTTTGTCATTATTGGCATTGTCAAAAAAACCAGCACGCTGATCGGCTGGATTGAATACTCCGTGCTCAATGTTGTCGACCAGCGCGCCGTTTGCGGCGAATTGATCAGCTATCGAGACGATACGGACGAATCTTGGCGCCGCGCCGCAAAGTTCTCAGCCGGGCAGATATTGAATCGGTGCAAACTCGCCGCTCAGGGGCGGTGA
- a CDS encoding porin, with the protein MNIKSLLLGSAAALVAVTGARAADAVVVAEPEPVEYVKVCDAYGAGFYYIPGTETCLKIDGLVRVDVRAGDDLGDGTALDTYKGLTRGEVRFDARSETELGTLRSYIASRFDFVDGVNSAGIIPHAYIELGGFRLGVTDSRFDAWTDGAGAVIEDGLVSYAGGRTNQASYTFTGGNGFSAIVALEQGDTAHQIEDYLPHIVAGAKIEQGWGSVSAVGGYDSNQEEFAGKVRLDVKFTDTISAFVMGGYQTGGEVDDYYGAWNGDWAVWGGASFKVTEQATINGALSYEEAGKLAAVLNVNYTLVPGFVITPEIEYVTFDDDHDDAFGGIVRFQRNF; encoded by the coding sequence ATGAACATCAAGAGCCTTCTACTCGGCTCCGCTGCAGCCCTCGTTGCAGTAACCGGCGCCCGCGCTGCAGACGCAGTCGTCGTCGCCGAACCAGAACCCGTCGAATACGTCAAAGTTTGCGACGCATACGGCGCGGGATTCTATTATATTCCGGGAACAGAGACCTGCCTGAAGATCGATGGCCTCGTTCGAGTTGATGTCCGGGCCGGCGACGACCTGGGCGATGGCACTGCACTCGATACCTATAAAGGGCTGACTCGCGGTGAAGTACGTTTCGATGCCCGTTCGGAAACCGAACTTGGCACATTGCGCTCCTACATCGCATCCAGGTTCGACTTCGTCGATGGCGTGAACTCTGCCGGCATTATCCCGCACGCATACATCGAGCTTGGCGGTTTCCGCCTCGGTGTGACTGATTCGCGTTTTGATGCGTGGACCGACGGTGCGGGCGCTGTCATCGAAGATGGCCTCGTATCTTACGCTGGTGGACGCACCAATCAGGCCAGCTACACCTTCACGGGCGGCAATGGTTTCTCGGCCATCGTTGCTCTGGAACAGGGTGATACCGCCCACCAGATCGAGGATTACCTGCCTCACATTGTGGCAGGTGCGAAGATTGAACAGGGTTGGGGTTCGGTTTCGGCCGTTGGCGGTTATGACTCGAATCAAGAAGAATTCGCCGGTAAGGTCCGTTTGGACGTGAAGTTCACCGACACGATTTCCGCTTTCGTTATGGGTGGTTACCAGACTGGCGGCGAAGTGGATGATTATTACGGCGCATGGAATGGCGACTGGGCCGTATGGGGTGGTGCTTCCTTCAAGGTCACCGAACAGGCCACGATCAATGGCGCGCTCTCCTATGAAGAGGCAGGCAAACTGGCTGCTGTACTGAACGTCAACTACACCCTTGTTCCAGGCTTCGTCATCACGCCAGAAATTGAGTATGTCACGTTCGATGACGATCACGACGACGCTTTCGGCGGCATCGTTCGCTTCCAGCGCAACTTCTGA
- a CDS encoding MBL fold metallo-hydrolase, with translation MSLDNTSHSGRPGPDELVPSRYALKIGEIDVMVISDGVLTLPGAMLGHNADPAARAAWSDYNFLPTDMLDWGLNVVVVRSGSQTILIDAGLGDDPDLNLPKAGQLAHRLEAAGIDLASVTDVVLTHMHMDHIGMLLVDGVKEQLRPDLRIHVADAEVKFWTHPDFSHVSMPQGFPDALRAAAKRFAEEYRSQLRTFEEEYEVAPGVVVTRTGGHTPGHSVVRLASGGDRLMFAGDAVFAVGFEHPDWYNGFEHDPEEAARVRVRLLRELAASGELLVATHLPFPSVGHVAVDGDTFRWVPIFWDY, from the coding sequence ATGAGCTTGGATAACACTTCACATTCCGGTAGACCGGGACCTGACGAGTTGGTTCCGTCGCGCTACGCGCTGAAGATCGGCGAGATTGACGTAATGGTGATCAGCGACGGGGTGCTGACGCTGCCAGGCGCGATGTTGGGTCACAACGCCGACCCGGCCGCGCGGGCGGCCTGGTCAGACTACAATTTCCTGCCGACGGACATGCTCGATTGGGGGCTCAACGTGGTGGTCGTGCGTAGCGGCAGCCAGACCATACTCATCGATGCTGGCCTGGGGGATGACCCGGACTTGAACTTGCCGAAGGCCGGGCAACTGGCCCATCGACTGGAGGCCGCCGGCATCGATCTTGCGTCCGTGACCGACGTGGTGCTTACCCACATGCACATGGACCACATTGGCATGCTGCTGGTCGACGGGGTGAAGGAGCAGCTGCGTCCGGACCTGCGAATCCATGTGGCAGACGCCGAGGTCAAGTTCTGGACGCACCCCGATTTCTCCCACGTCTCCATGCCGCAGGGGTTCCCGGACGCGCTTCGGGCGGCCGCCAAGCGGTTCGCGGAAGAGTACCGCAGCCAGCTGCGGACGTTCGAGGAGGAGTACGAGGTTGCGCCGGGGGTGGTCGTCACCCGCACTGGCGGCCACACGCCCGGGCACAGCGTGGTGCGCCTCGCGTCCGGCGGCGACCGGCTGATGTTCGCAGGCGATGCTGTGTTCGCGGTCGGGTTCGAGCACCCCGACTGGTACAACGGCTTCGAACACGACCCCGAGGAGGCGGCCCGCGTCCGGGTCCGTCTTTTGCGGGAGCTGGCGGCGAGCGGCGAGTTGCTGGTGGCCACTCACCTGCCGTTCCCCTCCGTCGGCCATGTGGCGGTCGACGGCGATACCTTTCGTTGGGTACCGATATTCTGGGACTACTGA
- a CDS encoding DUF992 domain-containing protein, producing the protein MTKKTLAMALGAASLALVSATAANAADTRTYRDQGPRGGVRIGYLDCIVGAGGGYLLGSAKEVDCGFHTAVGSEPLDHYSGAIRKLGVDIGFTTRSRIIWAVFAPTAGYHHGSLSGIYSGATAEATLGAGIGTNVLFGGTSGSVHLQAISVTGQIGLNIAATGTSLTLASVN; encoded by the coding sequence ATGACGAAAAAGACTCTTGCGATGGCGCTTGGCGCAGCGTCGCTGGCTCTCGTCAGCGCCACGGCCGCCAATGCAGCCGATACCCGGACCTACAGGGATCAGGGACCACGCGGCGGCGTTCGCATCGGCTACCTCGACTGCATCGTCGGCGCCGGCGGTGGCTACCTTCTCGGCTCAGCCAAGGAAGTCGACTGCGGCTTCCATACGGCAGTCGGCAGCGAACCTCTGGATCATTATAGCGGAGCGATCAGGAAGCTCGGTGTCGATATTGGCTTCACGACGCGCAGCCGGATCATCTGGGCCGTATTCGCACCGACAGCCGGCTATCACCATGGCTCGTTGAGCGGTATCTATAGTGGCGCGACCGCTGAGGCGACGCTCGGCGCCGGTATCGGTACCAACGTCCTGTTTGGCGGTACATCGGGCTCGGTCCACCTTCAGGCGATAAGCGTGACAGGTCAGATCGGCCTCAACATTGCCGCTACCGGCACATCGCTGACACTCGCCTCGGTGAACTGA
- a CDS encoding tyrosine-type recombinase/integrase, producing the protein MLTSPLGNSQPSPSFPVRFEYDLTYASADHGSKRLVKEHSLSNLTAQYISILWDEGSHKTNVRSFLGEISEILSGERFSVFTQEMLDSVIGTLRERGNSNATINRKMAALSKLLRKACKMGDIYNLPEFRRQKERQGRIRFLEAEEEQRLFSAIRARCDDSYRLSVFLVDTGCRLGEAIGLNWNDLQDSRSTFWLTKSGRSRTAPLTARARELIQIPHGRLKGPFSMHNQVRFRAIWNDAKAEVGLGKDDQVVPHILRHTCASRLVRGGIDIRRVQIWLGHQTLSMTMRYAHLATNDLDSCVAVLERG; encoded by the coding sequence ATGCTGACTTCACCCTTGGGCAACTCGCAGCCTTCCCCCAGCTTTCCTGTCCGGTTCGAGTACGATCTCACCTATGCATCGGCGGATCACGGCAGCAAACGACTGGTCAAGGAACACTCTCTCAGCAATTTGACCGCGCAATATATCAGCATTCTCTGGGATGAAGGCTCGCACAAGACCAATGTCCGGTCCTTCCTTGGGGAGATCAGCGAAATTTTGAGCGGAGAGCGTTTCAGCGTTTTCACGCAGGAAATGCTCGATTCTGTGATCGGCACGCTACGCGAACGCGGCAACAGCAATGCAACCATCAATCGCAAGATGGCTGCCTTGAGCAAACTGCTGCGGAAGGCGTGCAAGATGGGCGACATCTACAATTTGCCGGAGTTCCGCCGTCAGAAGGAGCGGCAGGGACGAATTCGATTCCTCGAGGCCGAGGAAGAACAACGGCTGTTCTCCGCTATTCGTGCGCGCTGCGACGACAGTTACCGGTTGAGCGTGTTCCTGGTCGATACGGGCTGCCGGCTTGGCGAAGCGATCGGCCTGAACTGGAATGACCTGCAGGATTCGCGGTCGACCTTCTGGCTGACAAAGTCAGGACGCAGCCGGACAGCCCCCCTCACCGCGCGGGCGCGGGAACTCATCCAGATTCCGCATGGGCGGCTGAAGGGTCCCTTCTCCATGCACAACCAGGTGCGCTTTCGCGCGATCTGGAACGATGCCAAGGCGGAAGTCGGCCTGGGAAAGGACGATCAGGTTGTTCCGCACATTCTGCGCCATACCTGCGCCTCGCGTCTGGTGCGCGGCGGCATCGATATAAGGCGCGTGCAAATATGGCTCGGCCACCAGACGCTGTCGATGACCATGCGCTACGCACATCTCGCGACCAACGATCTTGATTCCTGTGTCGCCGTGCTCGAGCGCGGTTGA
- a CDS encoding DUF922 domain-containing Zn-dependent protease, whose product MKSVVRLSLLAACFASSPVTARAEWQAAEKVQTYAIAGQTGAELYASIGEKGPQLGGTSRAIAHTNFKLLWSRKYEAQGDACTLISARPNLTITYTLPKPAGQLPVAARKNWETFIAGVRDHEVVHGDIIKDMVKAIEATSVGMSVPGDPKCQKIRTELTKRLSELSLAQRQRSRDFDQTELSEGGNIHQLILKLVNGP is encoded by the coding sequence GTGAAATCAGTCGTCCGACTTTCGCTGCTGGCGGCCTGTTTCGCCTCATCGCCGGTGACGGCGCGCGCGGAATGGCAGGCCGCCGAGAAGGTGCAGACCTACGCCATTGCAGGACAAACCGGCGCCGAGCTCTATGCATCTATCGGCGAGAAGGGCCCGCAGCTTGGCGGCACGTCACGCGCCATCGCGCATACCAATTTCAAGCTGTTATGGTCGAGGAAATACGAGGCGCAGGGCGATGCTTGCACTCTGATTTCGGCGCGGCCCAACCTCACAATCACCTACACGCTGCCCAAGCCCGCCGGGCAATTGCCGGTCGCCGCTCGCAAGAATTGGGAGACGTTCATCGCTGGTGTCCGCGACCATGAAGTGGTGCATGGCGATATCATCAAGGATATGGTGAAGGCGATCGAGGCGACAAGCGTGGGCATGTCCGTGCCGGGCGATCCGAAGTGCCAAAAAATCAGGACCGAGCTGACGAAACGCCTTTCCGAACTTTCTCTCGCACAGCGGCAGCGAAGCCGGGACTTCGACCAGACGGAGCTCAGCGAAGGCGGCAATATCCATCAGCTCATCCTGAAGCTGGTGAACGGTCCGTAG